A single genomic interval of uncultured Sphaerochaeta sp. harbors:
- the metK gene encoding methionine adenosyltransferase, translating into MLTHGSHIFTSESVSEGHPDKVCDQISDAVLDACLAQDPQSRVACEVFATTDRVVVGGELSTNATIDIDNIVRSTVKEIGYTDEGIGFDYHSLKVMDFTNTQSPDISMGVTAETSLYGQQGAGDQGMMFGYACNETETLMPAPIYWAHQLLERASKLRKSGEAPFLRPDAKSQVSLLYQDGKPVHIDSVVISHQHSEQARRDTLISYLTKEVIETVLGPTGLLNDKTKVYINPTGRFVTGGPAGDTGLTGRKIIVDTYGGMGRHGGGAFSGKDPSKVDRSGAYMARYVAKNLVANGFCTTCEVQLSYAIGVPYPISVYVDTFGTGTEDDEQLEKLVREKFDLTPAGIIKTLDLKRPIYQKTMNYGHFGKSDLPWEQIISLA; encoded by the coding sequence ATGTTAACACACGGTTCACACATTTTTACTTCAGAATCAGTCAGTGAGGGACATCCGGACAAGGTCTGCGATCAGATCTCCGATGCCGTATTGGATGCTTGTCTTGCCCAGGACCCACAGAGCAGGGTTGCCTGTGAAGTCTTCGCAACGACTGACAGGGTTGTGGTTGGAGGAGAGCTTTCCACCAATGCAACAATCGACATAGACAACATTGTTAGATCCACGGTAAAGGAAATTGGATATACTGATGAGGGAATCGGTTTTGATTACCATTCCCTCAAGGTAATGGATTTTACCAATACCCAATCACCGGATATCTCCATGGGAGTTACTGCTGAAACATCCCTGTACGGCCAACAAGGTGCTGGCGACCAGGGCATGATGTTCGGGTATGCCTGCAATGAGACAGAGACTCTCATGCCAGCCCCAATCTACTGGGCACATCAACTCCTGGAAAGGGCGAGCAAGCTGAGAAAAAGTGGCGAAGCTCCCTTCTTGAGACCCGATGCAAAGAGCCAGGTATCACTGTTGTACCAAGATGGGAAACCAGTACACATAGATTCGGTGGTCATCAGTCACCAACATTCCGAACAAGCCCGTCGTGATACCCTTATCTCTTATCTTACAAAGGAAGTCATTGAAACCGTGCTGGGACCTACCGGCCTGTTGAACGATAAAACCAAGGTGTACATTAATCCAACTGGTAGATTTGTCACGGGAGGTCCTGCAGGGGACACTGGACTAACAGGAAGAAAAATCATTGTTGATACCTATGGTGGAATGGGTCGTCATGGAGGCGGGGCATTCAGCGGGAAAGATCCCTCAAAGGTTGACCGAAGCGGTGCTTACATGGCTCGCTACGTTGCAAAGAACCTGGTAGCAAATGGTTTTTGTACAACCTGTGAGGTCCAACTCTCCTATGCAATTGGTGTTCCCTATCCCATCTCCGTGTATGTCGATACCTTTGGGACAGGAACAGAGGACGATGAACAGTTGGAAAAGCTGGTAAGGGAGAAGTTCGACCTCACCCCAGCTGGCATCATAAAGACATTGGATCTAAAAAGGCCGATCTACCAGAAGACCATGAACTATGGTCACTTCGGCAAGAGCGACCTTCCCTGGGAACAGATTATCTCACTCGCTTGA
- a CDS encoding helix-turn-helix domain-containing protein: protein MVYIQDGKQLEIYMHPKRQQILHELSVQGPMTAKMLSDALEMTPSSAKHHVSRLMELQVVEVDHTELIHGITATYYRKRLVTVSFSSLAEEKRKLASDMVTKQIHDDFYKKAQSFTDGDGHFQADQISGVVHLSKDEADELYKRIRAFIDEKEKKEEGTEPFVFSLMAYHA from the coding sequence ATGGTATATATACAAGATGGAAAACAGTTGGAAATCTACATGCACCCTAAGCGGCAGCAGATTTTACATGAGTTGAGTGTGCAGGGACCGATGACAGCCAAGATGCTCAGTGATGCTCTCGAAATGACCCCCTCCAGTGCAAAACATCATGTTTCCCGATTGATGGAGTTACAGGTAGTCGAGGTGGACCACACGGAATTGATCCATGGTATTACCGCAACCTATTATCGAAAACGATTGGTGACGGTGAGTTTCAGCTCTCTCGCTGAAGAGAAAAGAAAGCTTGCTTCCGATATGGTGACCAAACAAATCCACGATGACTTCTACAAGAAGGCTCAATCCTTTACCGATGGAGATGGTCATTTCCAGGCGGACCAGATTTCGGGAGTCGTACATCTTAGTAAAGATGAGGCTGATGAGCTTTATAAGCGAATCAGAGCGTTCATAGATGAGAAAGAGAAGAAAGAGGAAGGGACTGAGCCCTTTGTCTTCTCCCTGATGGCCTATCATGCATAG